The DNA sequence ATTACAGTACCAAATTAAGACATTAACATCTCATAGCTAGTATGGGCTGATCTTCAGACACATGTGAAATGGAATAAAGATGGACCAAGCTACTTATAGATGTAACTACAACTAACATCACAAAAACATAGTCGAAGTGAATTAGGAGTCTGACCAATTTGCTAATCGCGTGAGTTTTTATAGGTATCATGCAGTAGTTTAAGGGAGCTGTCTCTGATTATTAATTTTGCTACATTACATTTGGTAGTTTTAGCTGCattgctttttttttaaaaaaaaaataaagctgACAAACAAGATTAAGAACTGAGTTAAGAACTCAATTCTGATAATATGTACCAAGCATCAAAGCAACATGGTAAATTTTTCTGATTTTCCAATTACAGATTTCAGCCTAAATAGTTTTCTGTAGCTCCTTTACTACATTTCAGTACAAGTATAGTTTAAACATACAATAATTTGTCACATAAAATGAAATCCTCATAGCTaggtttcatgttttataatgAATCTGGTGTCACTCAGAATTGTAATAAAACCTCCATTTGACAATGCTACTAAATTTCTGACATTGGGCAAGAGGATTTGAACTTATACATAATACCATTAGGCTATGCCTACAACCTCAACAAAGGTACTAAATTTTGAACATTATTCGATTATCTACACAATGGCATAATGTGAATGTCCGTGTTAATTATTGTCGATGTAATGAAATCTTTTATGGCATAATGTTAAAGCAGAGGTAATAATTACCAACGGGTTTAGTCCTAAGACTCATTCCAAATGCAGACCAAAATATTTACATCAGAGAGATGCATGCTCACCTTGCGAAGACTCCGAGAATACTGCCATTGGAATCAAATCTTTGGACATTTCCATAGAGAAACGCTTCGGTATATTGCCAGATTCTGCACCAGCCAATTCCATGGTGAACTGCAGATTATTATGAAGAAAGTATCTCAGACAAATTACTCATCTCAGTTCCTTGCTCTTAAAATCAATGATCAGAACTCATATTCATGTGCACtacaacattatatatataagaagcACAACGATCAACTAATAAACATAAGAAAAATGAAATGTAAAACCCTAGAGATCTAAGGAGGAAAGATTGTTTGATTAAAAAGGCAATGCAGAAGCAAAGAATAAGCCTCAAAATCACAGAAAGACGTTTGAGACATAAATTATATTAACCTGAGGAGAAGCAGAGTCGTCATTGGAATGGAGAGGGTCGATGGAGACGATGACCTTGGCGAGAGAAGGAGAAGGATGATCGTTGTTGGAGGAACGAAGAGAGCACGAAACGAGGGGAGGACACTTCAAGAGCCAGACAGCCCTGTCGGCTCTGGTGGTCTCCACCTGCTCCTTCCCACCCTCCTTctgcttcttcttctcttccatTTCCCACTCTTTAGTCTTTTCTTTACCCCttcacacacacaaatatatataaatataaatataaatataaatataaataagacGTTACAAATAGAGTAGATGAGAGGAGACACAAATTTAAAACGGTTTTTCAGATCTTCCCTCTAACAAACCAATGTGACgttattgaaattttcaataacacaaattattattattattattattttatttttttctaatgaaCCATGCATTTTATTAGATAGTATCATCCATAAAACAAAAATAGTTATGCGTGGCGAAGTTTATTTGAAGCTCAGGATGTGGTCAAAATGGGTGCTAGATGGCGAGTGGGTTCGGGTGCCTCAATTTCTGTGCTTCACCAGCCGTGGCTCCCTTCTGAGGATAATCCTTATGTGATCTCTTCTCATGAGGCTCTTCAGAGTTGTTCTGTCTCTAATCTTCTTCAACCTGATCGGATGTGTTGGGATATGGAGCTCTTAGAGGACCTATTTGATTCCAGAGATGTGGAGCTCATTTGTAAAATTCCTCTGCCTGCATTGCCAGAAACTGATACTTGGTATTGGTCGTTTGAGAAATTTGGTGGCTATTCGGTAAGAAGTGCCTATCGTGCTTTGCAAGTGCGAAATGGAAGATGGAATGCGCAGGATAATTCTGGCTTTTGGCGAAAGTTTTGGTATTTGAAACTTCCTCCTAAAGAATTTGCTTTGGAGAGCTCTTACTGATTGTCTTCCAACTCTAGTCTCGCTTCAAACTAAGCGGGTTCATGTTTATAGTGTTTGTTCTTTGTGTAATTTTGAACCTGAAACCATTTTCCATCTCATGGTCGGCTGCTCTTTTACCAAAGCTTGTGTGGAGCGCGGGTTGGGGCTGGTTATTAATAATGGGGAGGAGGATTTTGGTGCCTGGTTTGAAGCTTTCTGTAATTCTCATTTGACTGAGAATATTGAGAAGTTGTCAATGATTCTTTGGAGTGTTTGGGGGGCCCGTAATGATTTAGTCTGGAATGATAAGGCTATTTCTGTGGAAAGAGTTGTTTCATCTGCAATTACTTACCTTGATCTTTGGAAATCTGCTCAAAATAGTAATGGAGGAGCTTCGTCTTCTTCTAGTCAGCTTCGTGCTGGTGTTGAGCACTGGATTAAACCATCTTTGGGAGAGTTGAAGGTTAATTGTGATGCTGCTCTATTTTCTGGAGAAAGGAGTCATGGTTTGGGTTGGATTGCCAGGGATCATGCTGGTTTGTGTGTTGCTGCGGCTGCTGTCAAACACCGAGGAGATATTGATCCTGTTGTTGCTGAGGCACTGTCCATGAAGGAGGCTTTGAGTTGGATTAAGTCCTGTTGGGAAGATAGCAGGACTGTTGAGGGCTTGTGCCCTACAGCGGTATTATTGGAGTCAGATTGTCTTGTGTTGGTTAATGCTTTTAATAGCAAGAGCCATATTCTGTCTCCTCTTGGTCTTATTGTTTCGGATTGTATTTCTCTTATACGATCCTTTTCTAGTTTTGATATTTTAGTTCagtttgttaaacgatctgggAACCAAGCGGCTAACTGGTTAGCTCGTTCTTCTGGTTCATATCCTGATCGTATTTCCAGTAGGGGGTCTGTCCCTTCTGGTTTGGAAGCTATTTTGTTAGCTGATTTGCTTTAATGAAAGTTGCAAtctttgtttcaaaaaaaaaaaaaaacaaacatagtTAAATTGTCCCTCAATACGTGTCAtcttattaataaagaaatagaacataaactattaataatagccttacaactttttttcttttgaatgaaAGCGTCTTCGATTAATAAGAAAAGTTAGACCTCACTGTCATTACATAAAATGTTCAACGGGATGGTAGATATTGGAATATCACCAAATAACTTGTGGGTGAACGCCCACTTTGCCACATTATGGACGACAAAATTACAAGTCCtgttaatattagaaaaaatacaacccgaaaataaaaaagagtGAATATTACAAAAAGAGACATAGTTTTCAATAGCCCAACTGGACTCCTTCCCATTGAGCGTGTTGATGACTACCCTCGAGTCGCTCTCCACAATAACAAAATGGGCCTTCACTTCCAGCGCTGCAGAAATAGCCAAACAGCAAGCCGCCACTTCCCCACAAAGCGCGTCAGCGAAGTCCACTCTAGCCGTAAGAACCCGAACCATCTCACCTAAATGGTTTCTCGCAACAGCTGCTAAGCACATGCTATCAAGCCCCACTCTAACATCACAATTCAGCTTAATCCAATCCTGAGGAGGTGGAGACCAGAACTCCTTCAGGCTAGGAGCAGGGGTAAGGAAAATAGTAGCATGCAAATCTGCAAAAGAAAATCGAATAGAATCAATACAATGCCTCAAATCCAACGTAAGATTTCCTGTGGGTACCCGCCTCTAATGGCACGaagatttcctatctaaatggGGAACAAGACAGGGATGGGGATTAAATTTGagaaaattacatttattatgggattttaaaagtttttatgataaatatggtaCATTTAAGTTTGActaatttatatggtatttttttgtttttattttttttatggtatttgacatgccatatatatgtaaattaggttttcaaatcccatatttaatgtttttatttgtttaggtagttttatttgtcattgatgccgAAAAAATTACCGAAGTTTGCTGCCAGTGCTGAAAAAATCACTGGAGTAGcagtcggtgccggaaaaggcGTCGGAGTTGCTGCCGACGCCCGAAAATTCGTCGAaattagcattgtcgctggaaaaatcactgaaaaaatttcttgatgaagaaaccactttct is a window from the Cannabis sativa cultivar Pink pepper isolate KNU-18-1 chromosome 1, ASM2916894v1, whole genome shotgun sequence genome containing:
- the LOC133034939 gene encoding uncharacterized protein LOC133034939, with amino-acid sequence MVGCSFTKACVERGLGLVINNGEEDFGAWFEAFCNSHLTENIEKLSMILWSVWGARNDLVWNDKAISVERVVSSAITYLDLWKSAQNSNGGASSSSSQLRAGVEHWIKPSLGELKVNCDAALFSGERSHGLGWIARDHAGLCVAAAAVKHRGDIDPVVAEALSMKEALSWIKSCWEDSRTVEGLCPTAVLLESDCLVLVNAFNSKSHILSPLGLIVSDCISLIRSFSSFDILVQFVKRSGNQAANWLARSSGSYPDRISSRGSVPSGLEAILLADLL